A single region of the Cyanobacteria bacterium FACHB-DQ100 genome encodes:
- a CDS encoding Uma2 family endonuclease: protein MTQAKPRFSTFEEYLNYDDGSDRVYEWIDGELVELPPESEPNTAIAQELFWLFATAQIVSRRLIKLYACQLQVPVIESGDAANRFPDFVVLREEHLALTQSQLTITSEMPPPILVAEIVSPGDTNSENYLRDYVRKRAQYAARGIPEYWLIDPTRKVVIVLYLEREQYREVGQFREKDCISSPTFPDLTLMAAQILAAGR, encoded by the coding sequence ATGACGCAAGCCAAACCGAGATTCAGCACGTTTGAAGAGTACCTCAATTATGATGACGGCAGCGATCGGGTATACGAATGGATAGACGGAGAGCTAGTTGAATTGCCGCCAGAATCGGAACCGAATACTGCGATCGCGCAAGAACTCTTTTGGCTGTTTGCAACCGCGCAAATCGTCTCACGCCGACTCATCAAGCTTTATGCGTGTCAACTTCAAGTTCCTGTAATCGAATCTGGAGATGCGGCAAATCGGTTTCCTGATTTTGTCGTTTTGCGAGAAGAGCATCTTGCGCTAACCCAATCGCAACTCACCATTACCTCAGAGATGCCGCCGCCCATTCTGGTGGCTGAAATCGTTTCTCCCGGTGATACAAATAGTGAAAACTACCTTCGCGATTATGTAAGAAAACGCGCTCAATATGCAGCCCGTGGCATTCCTGAATATTGGTTGATCGATCCGACTCGCAAAGTCGTGATTGTGCTGTACTTGGAAAGAGAGCAGTACCGGGAAGTGGGACAGTTCAGGGAGAAAGACTGTATTTCTTCCCCGACTTTCCCGGACTTAACGCTAATGGCTGCACAGATTTTGGCCGCAGGACGATAG
- a CDS encoding isoprenyl transferase, whose amino-acid sequence MTTAKHTILRDLPADLDHDRLPRHVAVIMDGNGRWAKRQGKPRIMGHRRGVDVLKDLLRCCRDWGVEALTAYAFSTENWGRPLEEVEFLMTLFERVLRQELREMMKENVRIKFIGNLDALPTSLQAEIERSMLETKDNQGIRFTIATNYGGRQEIIKACRSIAAQIQQGIIQPDDIDESLFERHLYTAGVCDPDLLIRTSGEMRLSNFLLWQAAYSELYVTDTLWPDFDRTEFHRALLSYQQRERRFGKVGNKI is encoded by the coding sequence ATGACTACTGCCAAGCACACGATTTTACGAGACCTGCCTGCTGATTTAGACCACGATCGCTTACCCCGCCACGTTGCAGTGATTATGGATGGGAACGGGCGCTGGGCAAAACGCCAAGGCAAGCCCCGAATTATGGGGCATCGTCGCGGTGTGGATGTGTTGAAAGATTTATTGCGCTGCTGCCGCGATTGGGGAGTTGAAGCGCTAACGGCATACGCGTTCTCAACTGAAAATTGGGGACGACCGCTTGAAGAGGTGGAATTTTTGATGACACTGTTTGAACGGGTGCTGCGTCAAGAATTGCGCGAGATGATGAAAGAAAATGTGCGGATTAAGTTCATCGGTAATTTAGATGCGTTGCCGACGAGCTTACAAGCAGAAATTGAGCGATCGATGTTAGAAACTAAGGACAATCAAGGCATTCGCTTCACCATTGCAACGAACTACGGTGGGCGGCAAGAAATTATTAAAGCGTGTCGCTCGATCGCCGCTCAAATTCAGCAAGGGATCATTCAACCTGACGATATTGACGAAAGCTTATTCGAGCGGCATCTGTACACAGCGGGAGTTTGTGACCCAGATTTACTGATTCGGACGAGCGGTGAAATGCGATTGAGCAATTTTCTGCTGTGGCAAGCGGCTTATTCGGAGTTGTATGTCACCGATACGCTTTGGCCTGATTTTGATCGCACTGAGTTTCACCGCGCCTTGCTTTCCTATCAACAACGAGAGCGCCGATTTGGAAAGGTGGGAAATAAAATCTAG
- a CDS encoding DUF433 domain-containing protein — translation MSELLGRITINPKQCGGRPCIRGMRIRVSDVLDLFAAGLSAEQILEEMPDLEADDLKASLLYASRKLNHPVLVA, via the coding sequence ATGTCAGAGCTACTCGGAAGGATCACGATTAACCCCAAGCAATGTGGAGGTCGCCCTTGCATTCGAGGGATGAGAATTCGAGTATCAGATGTTTTAGACTTATTTGCTGCTGGATTGAGTGCTGAGCAAATTTTGGAAGAGATGCCCGATTTAGAAGCAGATGACTTAAAAGCATCTCTTTTATATGCTTCACGTAAGCTCAATCATCCAGTGTTAGTTGCATGA
- a CDS encoding DUF5615 family PIN-like protein, producing the protein MTIWIDAHLSPAIALWITNTFGITAFALRDAGLRDAEDPEIFEAAREQSVILMTKDSDFADLVDRLGSPPRVIWLTCGNTSNTRLQEILSAALPQALELLRSGEALVEISGN; encoded by the coding sequence ATGACGATCTGGATCGATGCACACTTGTCGCCTGCGATCGCACTTTGGATCACGAATACATTTGGCATAACTGCATTCGCCTTAAGAGATGCTGGTTTGAGAGATGCTGAAGATCCTGAGATTTTCGAGGCAGCAAGAGAGCAATCCGTTATTCTGATGACAAAGGATAGTGACTTCGCTGATTTAGTAGATCGGCTGGGTTCGCCGCCGCGGGTAATTTGGCTTACCTGTGGAAATACTTCTAATACTCGATTGCAGGAGATTTTAAGCGCTGCTTTACCGCAGGCACTGGAGCTTTTACGATCGGGCGAGGCGTTAGTCGAAATAAGTGGGAATTAG
- a CDS encoding DUF3143 domain-containing protein, with translation MTLPPGDTPLYNHPLPAIEAWLTEQGCEQDPQDLHCWTIERPRWQAELMLDVDQLSVRYLNVNGRDVQRSFKYSLSRQDIEDAVFAGP, from the coding sequence ATGACTCTACCTCCCGGTGATACTCCGCTTTACAACCATCCTTTGCCTGCGATCGAAGCTTGGCTAACCGAGCAAGGCTGTGAGCAAGACCCACAAGACTTGCACTGCTGGACGATCGAGCGCCCTAGATGGCAAGCCGAACTAATGCTTGATGTCGATCAACTGAGTGTGCGTTATCTCAATGTGAACGGGCGCGATGTTCAGCGATCGTTCAAATATTCGCTCAGCCGCCAAGATATCGAGGATGCTGTCTTTGCAGGACCTTAA
- a CDS encoding J domain-containing protein: MAQEKTVSSGKASIESTYYGLLGLHPSTSVREIRQAYRELSKLYHPDTTELPQAIALRKFQYLNEAYATLSNPERRAAYDLSIGYSRLVAVRPLPSLHKTDKPEPNSSAYLDATDRPLSPGEVFALFILGITFVGCLILAITIGITRGDQAFQPLTVQRPQVQPVEFIQNAPTLSPDRATIESAEMNPSYDSTSR; encoded by the coding sequence GTGGCACAGGAGAAAACAGTTTCAAGCGGTAAAGCATCGATCGAGTCAACTTACTACGGGCTGTTAGGGTTGCATCCTTCGACTTCGGTGCGAGAGATTCGGCAGGCATATCGAGAATTGAGCAAGCTCTATCATCCTGATACCACTGAGCTACCGCAAGCGATTGCACTCAGAAAATTTCAGTACCTAAATGAAGCATACGCGACGCTAAGCAATCCTGAACGTCGCGCAGCTTACGATCTGTCGATCGGGTACTCTCGCCTAGTCGCGGTGCGCCCGTTACCCAGCCTGCACAAAACTGACAAGCCAGAACCGAACTCTTCTGCTTATTTAGATGCCACCGATCGCCCGCTTTCGCCCGGAGAAGTCTTTGCGCTGTTTATTCTTGGAATCACATTTGTCGGCTGTTTGATTTTGGCGATCACGATCGGCATTACTCGCGGCGATCAAGCTTTTCAGCCGCTTACCGTCCAACGTCCACAGGTTCAGCCGGTAGAATTCATCCAGAACGCTCCCACGCTTTCTCCAGATCGAGCGACAATAGAATCTGCTGAAATGAATCCCTCTTATGACTCTACCTCCCGGTGA
- a CDS encoding DUF2281 domain-containing protein, producing MQAKEQLLHEIDEMPDFLLEEVLDFVQFLKSKHLQNKLEISAMSESALAKDWLRPEEDEAWQDL from the coding sequence ATGCAAGCGAAAGAACAATTGCTGCATGAGATTGACGAAATGCCTGACTTCTTACTCGAAGAGGTTCTAGATTTTGTTCAATTTCTGAAGTCGAAACATTTGCAGAACAAACTAGAAATCAGTGCGATGAGTGAGTCCGCTTTGGCAAAGGACTGGCTTAGACCAGAGGAGGACGAAGCTTGGCAGGATTTGTGA
- the rimI gene encoding ribosomal protein S18-alanine N-acetyltransferase gives MIDSALLPQVLELDRICFGGLWTLEGYQREIDSLNSELIAITFEDRLIGYGCFWAIVDEAHITIIAVHPDHQQQGLGKLLLFALLDRARQRQMKHATLEVRISNQSAISLYEKFQFKVAGQRKDYYTDTGENALILWRGGLQAAEFQSLLKEKWLEIRDRLTQHNRILSDPESLLSLEKTSLTKP, from the coding sequence ATGATCGACTCCGCTCTCCTCCCCCAAGTCCTCGAACTCGATCGCATTTGTTTCGGTGGTTTATGGACGCTCGAAGGCTATCAGCGCGAAATCGATAGCCTGAACAGCGAACTCATCGCCATCACCTTTGAAGATCGTCTGATTGGATATGGATGCTTCTGGGCGATCGTAGACGAAGCGCACATTACGATTATTGCCGTTCATCCTGATCATCAGCAGCAAGGATTGGGAAAACTGCTTTTGTTTGCGTTACTCGATCGTGCTCGTCAGCGTCAGATGAAACACGCTACATTAGAAGTCAGAATTTCTAATCAATCCGCAATTTCCCTATACGAGAAATTTCAGTTTAAGGTTGCGGGGCAGCGTAAAGACTACTACACTGACACAGGCGAAAATGCGCTGATTCTTTGGCGTGGCGGACTCCAAGCAGCAGAATTTCAGAGCCTTTTGAAAGAAAAGTGGCTGGAGATTCGCGATCGTCTCACGCAGCACAATCGAATACTGAGCGATCCCGAATCTCTACTAAGTCTCGAAAAAACTAGCTTGACTAAACCATAA
- a CDS encoding ATP-dependent Clp protease ATP-binding subunit has protein sequence MFERFTEKAIKVIMLAQEEARRLGHNFVGTEQILLGLIGEGTGVAAKVLKSMGVNLKDARIEVEKIIGRGSGFVAVEIPFTPRAKRVLELSLEEARQLGHNYIGTEHLLLGLIREGEGVAARVLENLGVDLSKVRTQVIRMLGETAEVTSGGSQGRTKTPTLDEFGSNLTQMAAEGKLDPVVGRQKEIERVIQILGRRTKNNPVLIGEPGVGKTAIAEGLAQRIANDDVPDILEDKRVVTLDIGLLVAGTKYRGEFEERLKKIMDEIRSAGNVILVIDEVHTLIGAGAAEGAIDAANILKPALARGELQCIGATTLDEYRKHIERDAALERRFQPVMVGEPSVDETIEILRGLRERYEQHHKLKISDEALEAAAKLSDRYISDRFLPDKAIDLVDEAGSRVRLINSQLPPAAKELDRELRQVLKDKDDAVRSQNFDRAGELRDREMEIKAEIRAIAQTRKTESTDENASPVVGEDDIAQIVASWTGVPVNKLTESESEKLLHMEDTLHTRLIGQDEAVKAVSRAIRRARVGLKNPNRPIASFIFSGPTGVGKTELTKALAAYFFGSEEAMIRLDMSEFMERHTVSKLIGSPPGYVGYNEGGQLTEAVRRRPYTVVLFDEIEKAHPDVFNMLLQILEDGRLTDAKGRTVDFKNTLLIMTSNIGSKVIEKGGGGLGFEFSTENESESQYNRIRSLVNEELKQYFRPEFLNRLDEIIVFRQLNKAEVKEIADIMLNDVFKRLKEQGITLQVTERFKDRLVDEGYNPSYGARPLRRAIMRLLEDSLAEEILSARVKDGDTATVDVDENGQVTVLHGQERELLPQAAE, from the coding sequence ATGTTTGAACGCTTCACAGAAAAAGCCATTAAGGTGATTATGTTAGCCCAAGAGGAAGCACGCCGCTTGGGTCATAACTTTGTGGGTACAGAACAGATCCTCCTGGGTCTGATCGGAGAAGGAACGGGTGTCGCTGCCAAAGTCCTCAAGTCGATGGGAGTGAACCTCAAGGACGCTCGCATCGAAGTTGAGAAAATCATCGGTCGCGGATCGGGCTTTGTCGCAGTGGAAATTCCGTTTACCCCACGTGCAAAGCGCGTCTTGGAACTATCACTTGAAGAAGCTCGCCAACTCGGTCACAACTATATTGGAACCGAACACCTGCTTTTAGGTCTCATCCGAGAAGGGGAAGGCGTTGCTGCAAGAGTTTTAGAAAACCTTGGCGTTGACCTCTCGAAAGTACGCACCCAAGTGATTCGGATGCTCGGTGAAACCGCCGAAGTCACTTCCGGCGGTAGCCAGGGTCGTACCAAAACCCCGACTTTGGACGAATTCGGCTCGAATCTCACCCAAATGGCAGCCGAAGGCAAACTCGACCCCGTGGTCGGTCGCCAAAAAGAAATCGAACGAGTGATCCAGATCCTCGGTCGCCGGACGAAAAATAACCCCGTTCTGATCGGTGAACCCGGTGTGGGTAAAACCGCGATCGCAGAAGGACTCGCCCAGCGCATCGCCAATGATGATGTTCCTGACATCTTGGAAGATAAGCGCGTGGTTACGCTCGATATCGGTCTGCTGGTTGCAGGCACGAAGTATCGAGGTGAATTCGAGGAACGCTTGAAAAAGATCATGGATGAAATCCGCTCTGCCGGAAACGTCATCCTGGTAATCGACGAAGTTCACACCCTAATCGGTGCGGGTGCAGCAGAAGGCGCGATCGATGCCGCCAACATCCTGAAGCCTGCCCTTGCCCGTGGTGAACTGCAATGTATCGGTGCAACGACGCTCGACGAGTATCGCAAGCACATCGAACGAGATGCCGCCCTGGAACGTCGATTCCAGCCTGTCATGGTCGGTGAACCCTCGGTTGATGAAACGATCGAAATCCTCCGTGGCTTGCGCGAACGCTATGAGCAGCACCACAAGCTGAAGATCTCTGACGAAGCTCTCGAAGCTGCGGCAAAACTCTCAGACCGTTACATCTCAGATCGATTCTTGCCGGATAAAGCGATCGACTTGGTTGACGAAGCCGGATCGCGGGTGCGGTTGATCAATTCACAATTGCCACCAGCCGCGAAAGAACTCGATCGCGAACTGCGTCAAGTCCTGAAAGACAAAGATGATGCAGTGAGATCCCAAAACTTTGATCGAGCAGGTGAACTGCGCGATCGAGAAATGGAGATCAAAGCAGAGATTCGAGCGATCGCACAAACTCGCAAGACAGAATCCACTGATGAAAATGCTTCCCCAGTTGTGGGCGAAGATGACATCGCGCAAATTGTTGCATCTTGGACAGGTGTTCCGGTGAACAAGCTCACCGAATCCGAATCCGAGAAGCTGCTGCACATGGAAGACACGCTGCATACTCGCTTGATCGGTCAAGACGAAGCAGTGAAAGCCGTGTCGCGAGCCATTCGTCGGGCGCGAGTTGGTTTGAAGAATCCGAACCGACCGATCGCATCCTTTATCTTCTCCGGTCCCACTGGAGTTGGTAAGACCGAATTGACGAAAGCGCTTGCCGCTTACTTCTTCGGTTCAGAAGAAGCGATGATCCGGTTAGATATGTCGGAGTTCATGGAGCGTCACACCGTTTCTAAACTGATCGGTTCGCCTCCTGGATATGTCGGTTACAACGAAGGCGGTCAATTAACCGAAGCCGTTCGTCGCAGACCTTACACCGTTGTGCTATTCGATGAAATCGAAAAAGCGCACCCCGATGTCTTCAATATGCTGCTGCAAATCTTGGAAGATGGTCGCTTGACCGATGCCAAGGGACGCACCGTAGACTTCAAGAACACGCTGCTAATCATGACCTCGAACATTGGTTCTAAGGTAATTGAGAAAGGCGGCGGCGGACTTGGATTCGAGTTCTCCACCGAGAACGAATCGGAATCGCAGTACAACCGCATCCGCTCCTTGGTGAACGAAGAACTGAAGCAATACTTCCGTCCTGAGTTCTTGAACCGACTTGATGAAATCATCGTGTTCCGTCAGTTGAACAAGGCAGAGGTCAAGGAAATTGCCGACATCATGCTCAACGATGTGTTCAAGCGTTTGAAAGAGCAAGGAATTACGCTGCAAGTTACCGAGCGATTCAAGGATCGTTTGGTCGATGAAGGCTACAATCCAAGCTATGGCGCACGTCCATTACGTCGGGCGATCATGCGACTGCTAGAAGACTCGTTAGCTGAAGAAATCCTGTCAGCACGGGTGAAAGATGGCGATACTGCAACCGTTGACGTGGATGAAAATGGACAAGTGACGGTTCTACATGGTCAAGAACGCGAATTGTTGCCGCAAGCAGCAGAATAG
- the lysA gene encoding diaminopimelate decarboxylase: MVVTQAQVAHNSGRQYLPESGSDRSPNQFLMPLTARVNDRDHLEIGGCDVTELVKHFGSPLYILDEAGLRTACQQYREAFRRYYPAEAQVLYASKAWNCLAVCSIVSHEGLGIDVATGGELYTALQVGADPAKIYLHGNNKSIAELELAAKSGCTIVVDNLLELQRLTQIESDRPIRIMLRITPGLDCHTHEYIRTGHLDSKFGFDPNHVEEVFQFVSQNPSVSLIGLHAHIGSQIFELQAHRDLGGVMLQWVKKAAQYGLTISEINVGGGLGICYNENDDPPSIDEWVRIVCESMIKACEAENLPLPKLLSEPGRSLIGSSCITAYTVGGRKTVPAIRTYISVDGGMSDNPRPITYQSVCRAVIANRMSDEAKETVTIAGKHCESGDVLIKDITLPEAQPGDILIVMATGAYNYSMSSNYNRLTKPAAVLVYEGEANIILERETYEDLIRHDRVPDRLK, from the coding sequence ATGGTAGTGACGCAAGCGCAAGTCGCGCACAATTCGGGTCGCCAGTATTTACCGGAATCCGGTTCCGATCGCTCTCCAAACCAATTTCTGATGCCGCTCACCGCTAGGGTGAACGATCGAGATCATCTCGAAATCGGCGGCTGTGATGTCACCGAATTGGTCAAACATTTCGGATCTCCGCTCTATATTTTAGATGAGGCAGGATTGAGAACGGCTTGCCAACAGTATCGTGAGGCGTTTCGCCGTTACTATCCGGCAGAAGCTCAAGTGCTATATGCCTCGAAAGCTTGGAACTGTCTCGCGGTTTGCTCGATCGTGTCGCATGAAGGTCTGGGAATCGATGTTGCAACCGGAGGCGAACTTTATACGGCGCTTCAGGTAGGGGCTGATCCCGCCAAGATTTATCTGCATGGAAATAACAAATCGATCGCTGAATTGGAATTGGCGGCGAAATCGGGCTGTACGATCGTCGTCGATAATCTTTTGGAATTGCAGCGATTGACGCAGATTGAGAGCGATCGTCCAATCCGAATTATGCTCCGTATCACACCCGGACTGGATTGTCACACGCATGAATACATCCGCACCGGACACTTAGACAGTAAATTTGGATTTGATCCAAACCACGTTGAAGAAGTGTTCCAATTCGTCAGCCAGAATCCAAGCGTTTCGCTGATTGGACTTCATGCTCATATCGGATCGCAAATTTTTGAACTGCAAGCACACCGGGATTTAGGCGGCGTGATGCTGCAATGGGTGAAAAAAGCCGCGCAGTATGGTTTGACGATCTCAGAGATTAACGTGGGTGGCGGTTTGGGAATTTGCTACAACGAGAACGACGATCCGCCAAGCATTGATGAATGGGTGAGAATCGTTTGTGAATCGATGATCAAAGCGTGTGAAGCAGAGAATTTACCCCTGCCGAAACTGCTTAGTGAACCGGGTCGATCACTGATCGGTTCTTCTTGCATCACCGCTTACACCGTTGGCGGACGTAAAACTGTTCCGGCGATTCGCACTTATATTAGTGTTGATGGCGGAATGTCCGATAATCCGCGACCAATTACGTATCAATCAGTTTGTCGGGCAGTGATTGCGAATCGGATGTCGGATGAAGCAAAAGAAACGGTGACGATCGCTGGAAAACACTGCGAATCTGGAGATGTTTTGATCAAAGACATCACGCTGCCAGAGGCGCAACCGGGTGATATTCTCATTGTCATGGCAACGGGAGCCTACAATTACAGTATGTCATCGAACTACAACCGTCTCACTAAGCCTGCGGCGGTTCTCGTTTATGAAGGAGAAGCAAATATTATCCTAGAGCGAGAAACTTACGAAGATCTGATTCGACACGATCGAGTCCCGGACAGACTGAAATAA
- a CDS encoding tetratricopeptide repeat protein: MTAQALFDRATERYRNKDYRRAFADLNQAIVLKPDFAEAYSSRGNTRLKLDYVNEKMNSLEQVEAIQSTFREAMADYEKAIKLKPDLAEAYSGRGAIYLYWFGDAKKAIIDFDLATKLKPDLADPFFFRGSMYKYYCDRQRATANLQQAAALYKQQGNLEQYHAALALVQKFGQPKAEDENRRKIGC; encoded by the coding sequence TTGACTGCACAGGCATTGTTTGATCGAGCGACAGAACGGTATCGCAACAAAGATTACCGAAGAGCATTTGCAGATCTTAATCAAGCGATCGTACTCAAACCTGATTTTGCTGAAGCTTACAGCAGTCGAGGCAATACGCGTCTGAAGTTGGACTATGTAAACGAGAAAATGAATAGCCTTGAGCAAGTCGAAGCTATTCAATCCACATTTAGAGAGGCAATGGCTGATTATGAGAAAGCAATTAAGCTTAAACCTGATTTGGCAGAAGCTTACAGTGGTCGAGGCGCAATCTACTTGTACTGGTTTGGTGATGCGAAAAAAGCAATCATAGATTTTGATCTGGCTACAAAACTCAAACCTGATCTTGCTGATCCGTTTTTCTTTCGAGGCTCGATGTACAAGTATTACTGTGATCGCCAGCGAGCAACTGCTAATTTACAACAAGCTGCTGCACTGTACAAACAGCAAGGTAATTTGGAGCAATATCATGCAGCTTTAGCTCTGGTTCAGAAGTTTGGGCAGCCAAAAGCTGAGGATGAAAATCGTCGAAAAATAGGATGCTGA
- a CDS encoding Crp/Fnr family transcriptional regulator: MIQSFAAPLIELPDSRLLLEQLYRERTLQPFRGGQGIPLRSNELWVVCRGVVLLNTLHPTGDEALLGMATPSMPFGLPLTWISPYQAIALTDVDLLPLTVAEVEKSPALCQGLFRHLSRRLQQSEAFLALSGCRRVEERLKQLLVLLQHEVGQPAQRGTRLQVRLTHQQLANAIGTTRVTVTRLIGQLKQEGWLTIDAKRHIILHQ, encoded by the coding sequence ATGATCCAATCGTTCGCAGCACCGTTGATTGAGCTACCTGATTCGCGCCTTCTTCTCGAACAGCTTTATCGGGAGCGGACTCTACAGCCATTTCGCGGCGGTCAAGGAATTCCTTTACGTTCAAATGAGCTTTGGGTAGTATGTCGAGGCGTTGTTCTTCTTAACACGCTGCACCCGACGGGAGATGAGGCGTTACTGGGAATGGCAACCCCTTCGATGCCGTTTGGCTTGCCGCTGACGTGGATTTCGCCGTATCAAGCGATCGCTTTGACCGATGTCGATTTGTTGCCCTTGACCGTTGCAGAAGTTGAGAAATCTCCGGCGCTGTGTCAAGGACTCTTTCGCCATCTCAGCCGCCGATTGCAGCAATCTGAAGCGTTTCTCGCGCTATCGGGTTGCCGTCGCGTTGAAGAGCGATTGAAACAGTTGTTGGTTTTACTCCAGCACGAAGTTGGACAACCTGCTCAGCGCGGGACAAGGCTTCAGGTGCGATTGACTCATCAGCAGCTAGCCAATGCGATCGGCACTACCCGCGTCACCGTCACGCGCCTGATTGGACAGCTTAAACAAGAAGGCTGGCTGACGATCGATGCAAAGCGACACATTATTTTGCATCAGTAG
- a CDS encoding type II toxin-antitoxin system PemK/MazF family toxin: MAGFVKGDVVIVPFPFSDLTNAKRRPALVLAVLRGDDLILSQITSQQISDEYAVQLEASDFSSGGLRQSSNIRPNRLFTADRQIILSTPGQLKPDKLTEAIAKVIELLQI, from the coding sequence TTGGCAGGATTTGTGAAGGGTGATGTGGTTATCGTGCCGTTTCCGTTCTCAGATTTGACGAATGCAAAACGGCGACCTGCTTTGGTGCTGGCAGTCTTGCGCGGTGATGATTTAATTTTGAGTCAGATTACCAGTCAGCAGATTTCAGATGAATATGCCGTACAACTTGAGGCTTCTGATTTCAGTTCCGGCGGCTTGAGGCAGTCGAGTAACATCAGACCGAATCGATTGTTTACTGCCGATCGACAAATCATTCTCTCTACCCCAGGTCAATTAAAGCCAGACAAGTTGACGGAAGCGATCGCGAAAGTGATTGAACTTTTGCAAATCTGA
- a CDS encoding TIGR00159 family protein — protein sequence MVIQWQFSALSLEKALIDVAPSKTIAQSSSLLLLTTALQSVLTFVVQNLRFLLDVGLVLALTYVMLVIIGRERRTLWMVRGFIVLMLAAAISRRMDLALLSFVLNNLVVGAAVAMAFILQSEFRRFLEQLGRGEIAQLFQPSSRSLPGSDSVSDEIVEAVKGLSQNRTGALMIIETGIAIDDRDFSVPGVKLNAELSKELLQTIFQTTTLLHDGAVLIRGSRIIAAGVILPLSEKTASRQLGTRHRAAMGITEKLENCICVVVSEETGSISLAERGILNRPLTSSKLKELLEERFSQSGDREPVSRDLKSLGRQFRIKTVSLFSRLLNEGRVKDRRIPNERKRGDS from the coding sequence ATGGTAATTCAGTGGCAATTCTCCGCTCTAAGCTTAGAGAAAGCCTTGATTGACGTTGCTCCATCAAAGACGATCGCTCAATCCTCATCCTTGCTTCTCCTGACAACCGCTTTGCAATCTGTGCTGACCTTTGTTGTTCAAAATCTGCGATTTCTGCTTGACGTAGGACTGGTGCTGGCGCTTACCTACGTCATGTTGGTGATCATTGGGCGAGAACGGCGGACTCTGTGGATGGTGCGCGGTTTTATTGTACTGATGCTGGCAGCAGCAATTAGTCGCCGAATGGATCTGGCGCTGCTGAGCTTTGTGCTGAATAATCTTGTCGTTGGGGCAGCAGTGGCGATGGCGTTTATTCTACAATCAGAATTTCGTCGATTTCTAGAGCAGCTTGGACGCGGGGAAATTGCACAACTGTTTCAGCCCTCGAGCCGGAGCCTGCCAGGATCAGACAGCGTGAGCGATGAGATTGTAGAGGCGGTGAAAGGGCTGTCCCAAAATCGAACTGGGGCATTGATGATTATTGAAACAGGAATTGCGATCGACGATCGAGATTTCTCAGTTCCAGGTGTTAAACTGAACGCGGAACTTTCTAAAGAACTTCTACAAACAATTTTTCAGACCACGACGCTCTTACATGATGGCGCAGTTCTAATTCGGGGGTCACGCATCATTGCCGCCGGAGTAATTCTGCCGCTGTCAGAAAAAACTGCCTCAAGACAACTCGGAACTCGTCACCGTGCCGCAATGGGAATTACGGAAAAATTGGAAAACTGTATTTGCGTTGTTGTATCTGAAGAAACGGGATCAATCTCACTCGCTGAGCGGGGAATTTTAAATCGTCCCTTAACGAGCAGTAAACTAAAGGAACTTTTGGAAGAACGGTTTTCACAGTCGGGCGATCGCGAACCCGTCTCACGCGATCTGAAAAGTCTCGGTCGTCAATTCCGGATAAAGACAGTATCCTTATTCTCGCGTTTACTGAATGAAGGTCGTGTAAAAGATCGCCGGATTCCAAACGAACGCAAGCGTGGCGACTCTTAA